A genomic window from Pseudogulbenkiania sp. MAI-1 includes:
- a CDS encoding acetate uptake transporter family protein, with the protein MTAPQQGLQIVETRTAIADPTALGVFGLSLVTFVAASAKMHWTEGVGYLIPWTMFLGSIAQIWASSLDFKKNNYFGAVVLGVYGLFWMAVSMHWAISLGWFGAIDPAQFDPRQIAFAFFGYGIFSLFIMVVAFETNKVFAAIVVLINVLLFSLGFAALGFAKAQLSAAAAWSELIISLLGFYACGAIFFKNFFGREILPLGAPLGLIKRS; encoded by the coding sequence ATGACTGCACCTCAGCAGGGTCTTCAGATCGTCGAAACCCGTACCGCCATTGCCGACCCGACCGCCCTGGGCGTGTTCGGCCTATCGCTGGTCACGTTCGTGGCGGCCTCGGCCAAGATGCATTGGACAGAAGGCGTGGGATATCTGATCCCGTGGACGATGTTCCTGGGGTCGATCGCCCAGATCTGGGCCTCGTCGCTCGACTTCAAGAAGAACAACTACTTCGGCGCCGTCGTGCTGGGTGTCTACGGCCTGTTCTGGATGGCCGTCTCGATGCACTGGGCGATCAGCCTGGGCTGGTTCGGCGCCATCGACCCGGCGCAGTTCGATCCGCGGCAGATCGCCTTCGCCTTCTTCGGCTACGGCATCTTTTCGTTGTTCATCATGGTGGTGGCGTTCGAGACCAACAAGGTGTTCGCCGCCATCGTGGTGCTGATCAACGTCCTGCTGTTCTCGCTGGGCTTCGCCGCGCTGGGGTTCGCCAAGGCTCAGTTGAGCGCGGCGGCGGCCTGGTCGGAATTGATCATCTCGCTGTTGGGCTTCTACGCCTGCGGGGCGATCTTTTTCAAGAACTTCTTCGGCCGGGAAATCCTGCCCTTGGGCGCGCCGCTCGGTCTGATCAAGCGTAGTTGA
- a CDS encoding SUF system Fe-S cluster assembly protein translates to MGLFDWLHHDEQTAARPVSELEARVIEALRTVYDPEIPVNIYDLGLVYALDVDAAEGKVHIDLTLTAPGCPVAQTFPGLVAEAVERVDGVHEAEVELVWEPPWSQDMMSEAARLELGLL, encoded by the coding sequence ATGGGACTGTTCGATTGGCTGCACCACGACGAGCAAACCGCCGCCCGGCCGGTGTCGGAACTGGAGGCGCGCGTGATCGAGGCTCTGCGCACCGTGTACGACCCGGAAATCCCGGTCAACATCTACGACCTGGGCCTCGTCTACGCGCTGGACGTGGACGCCGCCGAAGGCAAGGTCCATATCGACCTGACGCTGACGGCCCCCGGCTGCCCGGTGGCGCAGACCTTTCCCGGTCTGGTGGCCGAGGCGGTAGAACGGGTGGACGGGGTGCACGAGGCCGAGGTGGAGCTGGTGTGGGAACCGCCCTGGAGCCAGGACATGATGAGCGAGGCGGCGCGCCTCGAACTGGGGTTGCTGTGA
- the sufD gene encoding Fe-S cluster assembly protein SufD → MSAATDFYRNEFACVAAALPGWRLPWLRRMREAGMASFVETGFPTLRQEDWKYTRVAAIEQGRFELAPPVSACLEVEQIEAWSLPGARRMVFVNGHYQPRWSRLDPLPPGATLTSLAELLEREPERLEAVLGALPDGYPSGFAALNAAFMTDGAYVHLADGVVLDTPLQLLFITTDPGLAVQTRNLVQADAGSRACLIEHHVAVDDGAYFTNTITDLVVGRDAEVEHHKLQQESLKAFHIAAVNADQGHGSRFTSRSFALGGGLARLDIRVGLNAEHAACTLDGLYMADGRQHVDHHTRIDHAQPYGTSREFYKGVLAGASRAVFNGRVVVHPDAQHTDAHQANRNLLLSDNAEIDTKPQLEIYADDVKCSHGATVGQLDPEQVFYLRSRGVDDAEARALLTFAFAAEMIGRVEAMPLRARLELLLLGRLPERVKELL, encoded by the coding sequence ATGAGCGCCGCCACCGACTTCTACCGCAACGAGTTTGCCTGCGTGGCCGCCGCCTTGCCCGGCTGGCGTCTGCCGTGGCTGCGGCGCATGCGCGAGGCGGGTATGGCCTCCTTTGTCGAGACCGGCTTTCCGACGCTGAGGCAGGAGGACTGGAAGTACACTCGCGTGGCGGCCATCGAACAGGGCCGTTTCGAACTGGCGCCGCCAGTGTCGGCCTGCCTCGAGGTCGAACAGATCGAGGCGTGGAGCCTGCCGGGGGCGCGGCGGATGGTGTTCGTGAACGGGCACTACCAGCCGCGCTGGTCACGCCTCGATCCGCTGCCGCCGGGGGCCACGCTGACCAGCCTGGCCGAGCTGCTGGAGCGTGAACCGGAGCGGCTGGAGGCCGTGCTGGGCGCCTTGCCCGATGGTTACCCGTCCGGTTTCGCGGCGCTGAATGCGGCGTTCATGACCGACGGCGCCTATGTACATCTTGCCGACGGGGTGGTGCTCGACACGCCGCTGCAATTGCTGTTCATCACCACCGACCCCGGGCTGGCGGTGCAGACGCGCAATCTGGTCCAGGCCGATGCCGGCAGCCGCGCCTGCCTGATCGAGCACCATGTCGCCGTGGATGATGGCGCCTACTTCACCAACACCATCACCGATCTCGTCGTCGGGCGCGATGCCGAGGTCGAGCATCACAAGCTGCAGCAGGAGAGCCTGAAGGCCTTCCATATCGCCGCGGTGAATGCGGATCAAGGGCACGGTAGCCGTTTCACCTCGCGTTCGTTTGCCTTGGGCGGCGGGCTGGCGCGGCTCGATATCCGGGTCGGGCTCAATGCCGAGCATGCCGCGTGCACGCTCGATGGCTTGTACATGGCCGACGGCCGGCAGCATGTCGACCACCACACCCGCATCGACCATGCTCAGCCCTACGGTACCAGCCGCGAGTTCTACAAGGGCGTGCTGGCCGGGGCTTCGCGTGCGGTGTTCAACGGCCGGGTCGTGGTGCATCCCGATGCGCAACATACCGACGCGCACCAGGCCAATCGCAACCTGCTGCTGTCGGACAACGCCGAGATCGACACCAAGCCACAGCTGGAGATCTACGCCGACGACGTGAAATGCAGCCACGGTGCCACCGTGGGCCAGCTCGACCCCGAGCAGGTGTTCTATCTGCGCTCGCGTGGCGTGGACGATGCCGAGGCGCGCGCGCTGCTCACCTTCGCCTTCGCCGCCGAGATGATCGGCCGGGTGGAAGCGATGCCGCTGCGCGCCCGGCTGGAGCTACTGTTGCTGGGACGCCTGCCCGAGCGGGTGAAGGAGCTGCTATGA
- a CDS encoding cysteine desulfurase produces MNAPVNERNAHHGASPSALEVARWRQDFPILSQIVHGKPLVYLDNAATTQKPSSVIECEARYYRELNANVHRGVHSLSQRATEAFEAARDTVRRFINAARREEIVFVRGTTEAINLVAASFGQRLRPGDEILITEMEHHSDIVPWQLLCERSGAVLRVAPIDDAGELRLEEFARLLGPATRLVALTHLSNALGTLNPVRQLVELAHAAGAVVLVDGAQAAAHLPVDVQVLGCDFYAFSGHKLYGPTGIGVLYGKAALLESMPPYQGGGDMIRQVTFAKTTYNDLPYKFEAGTPNIAGVIGLGAAIDYVNTIGLPAIAAHEQALLAYATEQAAQVPGLRLIGTARDKASILSFMLEGVHPHDVGTVLDLEGVAVRAGHHCAMPVMAHFGVPATARASFALYNTFEEVDVLMRAIRKAREVFG; encoded by the coding sequence ATGAACGCACCGGTGAACGAACGGAATGCCCACCATGGCGCGTCGCCGTCCGCTCTGGAAGTGGCGCGCTGGCGGCAGGATTTCCCCATCCTGAGCCAGATCGTGCACGGCAAGCCGCTGGTCTACCTGGACAACGCCGCGACCACCCAGAAGCCGTCGAGCGTGATCGAGTGCGAGGCGCGCTACTACCGCGAGCTGAATGCCAACGTCCATCGCGGCGTGCACAGCCTGAGCCAGCGGGCGACCGAGGCCTTCGAGGCGGCGCGCGACACGGTGCGGCGCTTCATCAACGCGGCGCGGCGCGAGGAGATCGTGTTCGTGCGCGGCACCACCGAGGCGATCAACCTGGTGGCGGCGAGCTTCGGCCAGCGATTGCGGCCCGGCGACGAGATCCTGATCACCGAGATGGAGCACCACTCCGACATCGTGCCGTGGCAACTGCTGTGCGAACGCAGCGGTGCCGTGCTGCGCGTCGCCCCGATCGACGACGCGGGCGAGCTGCGCCTGGAGGAATTCGCCCGCCTGTTGGGGCCGGCCACGCGCCTGGTCGCGCTGACGCATCTGTCCAACGCGCTGGGCACCCTCAACCCGGTGCGGCAACTGGTCGAACTCGCCCACGCTGCCGGCGCGGTGGTGCTGGTCGACGGGGCGCAGGCCGCCGCCCATCTGCCGGTCGACGTGCAGGTGCTCGGCTGCGACTTCTACGCTTTTTCCGGGCACAAGCTCTACGGCCCGACCGGCATCGGCGTGCTCTACGGCAAGGCCGCGCTGCTCGAGTCGATGCCGCCCTATCAGGGCGGCGGCGACATGATCCGCCAGGTTACCTTCGCCAAGACCACCTACAACGACCTGCCGTACAAGTTCGAGGCCGGCACCCCGAATATCGCCGGCGTCATCGGCCTGGGAGCGGCCATCGACTACGTGAACACGATCGGCCTGCCCGCCATCGCCGCCCACGAACAGGCGCTGCTGGCCTACGCCACCGAGCAGGCGGCGCAGGTTCCCGGTCTGCGCCTGATCGGCACGGCGCGCGACAAGGCGAGCATCCTGTCGTTCATGCTCGAGGGCGTGCACCCGCACGACGTCGGCACGGTGCTGGACCTGGAGGGGGTGGCGGTACGCGCCGGCCATCATTGCGCGATGCCGGTCATGGCGCACTTCGGCGTGCCCGCCACGGCGCGCGCCTCGTTCGCCCTCTACAACACCTTCGAGGAAGTGGACGTGCTGATGCGCGCCATTCGCAAGGCACGGGAGGTTTTCGGTTGA
- a CDS encoding antibiotic biosynthesis monooxygenase, with amino-acid sequence MKFIFEVRMRPGYTVEEYAEAWIRASEIIQRTPGAKGTYLHRKIGEPNTLLAIATWESKAHRDAKDDRRDETVRAILEKHAANCDITVIGEFEEPEWIVLPE; translated from the coding sequence ATGAAATTCATCTTCGAGGTACGCATGAGACCCGGTTACACGGTGGAGGAGTACGCCGAAGCCTGGATTCGGGCCAGCGAGATCATTCAGCGTACGCCGGGAGCCAAGGGCACCTATCTGCATCGGAAGATCGGCGAGCCCAATACCTTGCTGGCCATCGCGACCTGGGAATCGAAGGCGCATCGGGATGCGAAGGACGACCGGCGGGACGAAACCGTGCGCGCCATCCTCGAGAAGCACGCGGCAAATTGTGACATTACCGTCATCGGGGAATTCGAGGAGCCGGAGTGGATTGTGCTGCCTGAATAA
- the sufC gene encoding Fe-S cluster assembly ATPase SufC translates to MLEIRNLHVSVDGKPILRGIDLTVRAGEVHAIMGPNGSGKSTLAHVLAGREGYTVTDGEIRYQGRNLLDLSPEERAREGVFLAFQYPVEIPGVANIYLLKAAVNAQRKHRGEPELDAVDFLALVKDKLALMGMDSALLYRSVNEGFSGGEKKRNEILQMAVLEPKLAILDETDSGLDIDALKVVAGGVNAMRSPERAIILVTHYQRLLNYVVPDRVHVLAQGRIALSGGRELALELENRGYGWVEAAAGTGTTP, encoded by the coding sequence ATGCTCGAGATCCGCAATCTGCACGTCAGCGTGGACGGCAAGCCCATCCTGCGCGGCATCGACCTGACGGTCCGCGCCGGGGAGGTGCACGCGATCATGGGGCCGAACGGCTCGGGCAAGAGCACGCTGGCCCATGTGCTGGCCGGGCGCGAGGGCTACACGGTGACGGACGGCGAAATACGCTACCAAGGCCGCAACCTGCTGGACCTGTCTCCCGAGGAGCGGGCGCGTGAGGGCGTCTTTCTCGCCTTCCAGTATCCGGTGGAGATTCCCGGCGTGGCCAACATCTATCTCTTGAAGGCGGCGGTCAATGCGCAGCGCAAGCACCGCGGCGAGCCGGAACTGGATGCGGTCGATTTCCTCGCGCTGGTCAAGGACAAGCTCGCTCTGATGGGCATGGACTCCGCCCTGCTCTACCGCTCGGTGAACGAGGGCTTCTCCGGGGGCGAGAAGAAGCGTAACGAGATCCTGCAGATGGCGGTGCTGGAGCCGAAACTCGCCATTCTCGACGAGACCGACTCGGGCCTCGACATCGACGCGCTGAAGGTCGTCGCCGGTGGCGTCAACGCCATGCGCAGCCCGGAGCGCGCCATCATCCTGGTGACCCACTATCAGCGCCTGCTGAACTACGTGGTGCCGGACCGGGTGCATGTGCTGGCGCAAGGCCGCATCGCGCTGTCCGGCGGGCGCGAGCTGGCGCTGGAGCTGGAAAACCGCGGCTACGGCTGGGTCGAGGCCGCCGCCGGCACGGGAACCACGCCATGA
- a CDS encoding YdbL family protein: MKLMKTKIRWLAALLLVCSTLAMALDLDGAKSQGLVGEQPDGYLGVVKSTPEAVELAADINAKRRSAYEAIAKKNGATLDQVAALAGQKAIEKAAPGTYVKSSTGQWVKK, from the coding sequence ATGAAACTCATGAAAACGAAGATACGATGGCTGGCAGCGCTGCTGCTTGTCTGCAGTACGCTGGCCATGGCGCTCGATCTGGACGGGGCCAAGTCGCAAGGGCTGGTAGGCGAACAGCCCGATGGCTACCTGGGAGTGGTCAAGTCCACGCCGGAGGCAGTGGAGCTGGCGGCCGACATCAACGCCAAGCGCCGTAGCGCTTACGAGGCCATCGCCAAGAAAAACGGCGCCACGCTGGACCAAGTGGCTGCCCTGGCCGGGCAGAAAGCCATAGAAAAGGCCGCACCGGGCACCTACGTGAAGTCTTCCACTGGCCAGTGGGTCAAGAAGTAG
- the sufB gene encoding Fe-S cluster assembly protein SufB, with translation MASTTAKLDELISQEYRHGFYTELETDTVPRGLSEDVIRLISAKKGEPGFMLEWRLQAYRHWLTMTEPHWSTVYHPPIDYQDIAYYAAPKSRKDGPQSLDEVDPELLRTYEKLGVPLEERALLAGVAVDAVFDSVSVATTFKEKLAGLGIIFCSFSEAVREHPELVRQYLGSVVPYTDNFFASLNSAVFSDGSFCYIPPGVRCPMELSTYFRINAKNTGQFERTLIIADKGAYVSYLEGCTAPMRDENQLHAAVVELIALEDAQIKYATVQNWYPGDKEGRGGIYNFVTKRGDCRGANSKISWTQVETGSAITWKYPSVILQGDNAVGEFYSVALTNHYQQADTGTKMIHLGKNTRSTILSKGISAGHGSNAYRGLVKVAKSAAGARNYTQCDSLLLGDRCAAHTFPYIEVKNPTARVEHEASTSRIGEDQLFYCQSRGIAPEDAVSMIVNGFCKEVFKELPMEFAVEAQKLLGVSLEGSIG, from the coding sequence ATGGCAAGCACGACCGCCAAACTCGACGAATTGATCAGCCAGGAATACCGGCACGGCTTCTACACCGAGCTGGAAACGGACACCGTGCCGCGTGGGCTCTCCGAGGACGTGATCCGCCTGATCTCGGCCAAGAAGGGCGAGCCCGGCTTCATGCTGGAATGGCGTTTGCAGGCTTACCGCCACTGGCTGACGATGACCGAGCCGCACTGGTCCACGGTGTACCACCCGCCCATCGACTACCAGGACATCGCCTATTACGCCGCGCCGAAGTCGCGCAAGGACGGGCCGCAAAGCCTGGACGAGGTCGACCCGGAGCTGCTGCGCACCTACGAGAAGCTGGGCGTGCCGCTCGAGGAGCGCGCCCTGCTCGCCGGCGTGGCGGTGGACGCGGTGTTCGACAGCGTGTCGGTGGCAACCACCTTCAAGGAAAAACTGGCCGGGCTCGGCATCATCTTCTGCTCGTTCTCCGAGGCGGTGCGAGAGCACCCTGAACTGGTGCGGCAGTACCTGGGCTCGGTGGTGCCTTACACTGACAACTTCTTCGCTTCGCTCAACTCGGCGGTGTTCAGCGACGGCTCGTTCTGCTACATCCCTCCCGGGGTACGCTGCCCGATGGAGCTGTCGACCTACTTCCGCATCAACGCGAAGAATACCGGCCAGTTCGAGCGCACGCTGATCATCGCCGACAAGGGTGCCTACGTGAGCTACCTGGAGGGCTGCACCGCGCCGATGCGCGACGAGAACCAGTTGCACGCCGCCGTGGTCGAGCTGATCGCGCTGGAAGACGCGCAGATCAAGTACGCCACGGTGCAGAACTGGTATCCCGGCGACAAAGAGGGGCGCGGCGGTATCTACAATTTCGTCACCAAGCGCGGCGACTGCCGTGGCGCCAACTCGAAGATTTCCTGGACCCAGGTGGAGACCGGCTCGGCCATCACCTGGAAGTACCCGAGCGTGATCCTGCAGGGCGACAACGCCGTCGGCGAGTTCTACTCGGTGGCGTTGACCAACCACTACCAGCAGGCCGATACCGGCACCAAGATGATCCACCTCGGCAAGAACACGCGCAGCACCATCCTCTCCAAGGGCATTTCGGCCGGGCATGGCAGCAATGCCTACCGCGGCCTAGTGAAGGTGGCGAAAAGCGCCGCCGGCGCGCGCAACTACACGCAGTGCGATTCGCTGCTGCTGGGCGACCGCTGCGCCGCCCACACCTTCCCCTACATCGAGGTGAAGAACCCGACCGCCCGCGTCGAGCACGAGGCATCGACCTCGCGCATCGGCGAGGACCAGTTGTTCTATTGCCAGAGCCGCGGCATCGCGCCGGAAGACGCGGTGTCGATGATCGTCAACGGCTTCTGCAAGGAGGTGTTCAAGGAGCTGCCGATGGAGTTCGCGGTAGAGGCCCAGAAGCTGCTGGGGGTGAGCCTGGAGGGCAGTATCGGCTAA
- a CDS encoding YnbE family lipoprotein, with translation MKPVWLIALLPLMACTPRVALEAPKEPITINLNVKIDHEIRLKVEKDVDKLTEDSALF, from the coding sequence ATGAAACCCGTTTGGCTCATAGCCTTACTGCCCTTGATGGCTTGCACCCCACGGGTTGCGCTCGAGGCTCCCAAAGAACCGATCACCATCAATCTGAACGTGAAAATCGACCATGAGATCCGCCTCAAGGTGGAAAAGGACGTCGATAAACTCACGGAAGACAGCGCGTTGTTCTAG
- a CDS encoding SUF system Fe-S cluster assembly regulator, whose amino-acid sequence MLRLSKLTDYGTVIMTHMAREPARVYSAAEVAGAVGVSVATASKILKALARKELLQSLRGAHGGYLLARPPAEISIAQVIDALEGPLGVTECSVGAGQCMQEGSCAVRGNWQRINQVIHRTLSNLTLEDMAQPGFQPVVDDSGIRSGSEAYR is encoded by the coding sequence ATGTTGAGACTGAGCAAGCTGACCGACTACGGCACCGTGATCATGACGCACATGGCGCGTGAGCCTGCCCGGGTTTACAGCGCCGCCGAAGTGGCCGGCGCGGTGGGCGTATCGGTGGCCACGGCGAGCAAGATACTGAAGGCTCTGGCACGCAAAGAGCTGCTGCAGTCGCTGCGTGGCGCCCACGGCGGCTACCTGTTGGCGCGGCCGCCTGCGGAGATTTCCATCGCCCAGGTCATCGACGCCCTGGAAGGACCGCTCGGGGTGACCGAGTGCAGCGTGGGCGCCGGCCAGTGCATGCAGGAAGGCTCGTGTGCCGTGCGCGGCAACTGGCAGCGCATCAACCAGGTCATTCACCGCACGCTGAGCAATCTCACGCTGGAGGACATGGCGCAACCGGGGTTCCAGCCGGTGGTGGACGATAGCGGGATTCGGTCCGGAAGCGAGGCCTACCGCTAG
- a CDS encoding non-heme iron oxygenase ferredoxin subunit: protein MSDWVDVAPADEFEPGSFRTLDVDGVPVAVFNVNGRYYAIEDLCTHEAETLSEGDILDENIICPRHGSMFSLVTGEALTPPAYEPVATFPVRVENGMVQVKDDRFD from the coding sequence ATGAGCGACTGGGTCGACGTCGCCCCGGCGGACGAATTCGAGCCGGGCTCCTTCCGCACGCTGGACGTGGACGGCGTGCCCGTCGCCGTGTTCAACGTCAACGGCCGCTACTACGCCATCGAGGACTTATGCACCCACGAGGCCGAAACCCTGTCGGAGGGAGACATACTGGACGAGAACATCATCTGCCCGCGCCACGGCTCGATGTTCTCGCTGGTGACCGGCGAGGCGCTGACCCCGCCGGCCTACGAGCCGGTGGCGACCTTCCCGGTGCGGGTGGAGAACGGCATGGTGCAGGTGAAGGACGACCGTTTCGACTAG
- the sufU gene encoding Fe-S cluster assembly sulfur transfer protein SufU — protein sequence MTDLRDLYQELIVDHYRRPHNFGPLEDANRHAEGFNPLCGDHLTLSLRVVDGVIEDASFEGSGCAISTASASLMTDALKGKTQAEAEALFAVFHALVTGGDDARPLAPIGKLEVLAGVREFPTRVKCATLAWHTLLAALHGESQPVSTE from the coding sequence ATGACTGATTTGCGCGATCTCTATCAGGAGCTCATCGTCGACCACTACCGCCGGCCGCACAATTTCGGTCCGCTGGAGGATGCAAACCGCCACGCCGAGGGCTTCAACCCCTTGTGCGGCGACCACCTGACGCTGTCGCTGCGGGTGGTGGACGGCGTGATCGAGGACGCCAGTTTCGAGGGCTCGGGCTGCGCCATCTCCACCGCCTCGGCCTCGCTGATGACCGACGCGTTGAAGGGCAAGACCCAAGCCGAGGCCGAGGCGCTGTTCGCCGTTTTTCATGCACTGGTGACCGGCGGGGACGACGCCCGCCCCCTGGCGCCGATCGGCAAGCTGGAGGTGCTGGCCGGCGTGCGCGAATTCCCGACGCGGGTGAAGTGCGCCACCCTGGCTTGGCACACGCTGCTGGCGGCGTTGCACGGGGAGTCGCAACCGGTATCGACGGAGTGA
- a CDS encoding YdbH domain-containing protein has protein sequence MSMKRGLALVRRHYGWLIVLGLLPLLALLAAVAVAYAQGLRVQGLSWQNGLELAQWQRLHKGCVQALGGQLRVTGWRPLTISMRSLNLPKCETGTEELTPPPWTPPFDLTIDSLTVPGLPPVTAVVRQREQRWHIQAKYRHSAGTAVYDRLSGRWSAQGLIQPADIAPKLLGALTFSGQGIWQDKRLDGVFLAQGHQLGYAGQPQRADAAITASFAAKRWQLEAMLDAPVTLGHGWSLEARQGLRASGNLAGVESLRLGLLAAGPQGLARLTVDTEGGGVARGQGRLVLDGPSLSGTVPLRWNRQALELLPAAIRLPEGVRLSWPRPLLLPLATSGQSRLSAELQYQGLRLKTVDSQLSWQQALWDWQGRLELTGKAAGFDLTGVWRGRADAAGPAGDPASLTVKGPDLQMVLKVPVTGLQRADKSTRVEFNGRYGRIPVAGTLEAGYRQGRWEGAVEGRAQPPFYARGGGVQMAATWYGKEGRWLLGPDSRITLAEGLIGTTVIKPITMITSTPLEIGPQGAFGSLQVKADGAVVTRGALPALSGQLDLAGRQGRARLQVPAWKSELGLTAALARHGKSTGATGTVELTTPLSAAMSRSLGVTLQKGILTGRGQWQWQDRWQLKGDVTVSDLALDWGGILASGGKGTVHVELQPDGLALASVGPVTLGELALGTPLRDIRMTVQSDLSTWRLADVYAEVLGGQMRADTLQWPSAQYQAITVGRLDLTEVAALQNDPNPTVQLAGRVGGTLPVQLAKDSLALQGGLLRNEGPLSLKVLPSAGVSAMGQSNRAMQLTLDTLSSLNIHDFQARLDMAPDGWMDAAVTIKGQNPERNGLPVVLNYTHRENVLELLRSLRIADEISRKVLEREPENGPR, from the coding sequence ATGAGCATGAAGCGGGGACTGGCGTTGGTACGTCGCCATTACGGTTGGCTGATCGTGCTGGGGCTGCTGCCACTGTTGGCGCTGCTCGCAGCCGTGGCCGTCGCTTATGCGCAGGGGCTGCGGGTGCAGGGCCTCAGCTGGCAGAACGGCCTGGAACTGGCTCAGTGGCAAAGGCTGCACAAAGGCTGCGTGCAAGCCCTTGGCGGGCAACTGCGGGTCACCGGCTGGCGTCCGCTGACGATCAGCATGCGCAGCCTGAATCTGCCCAAGTGCGAGACCGGCACCGAAGAACTTACCCCACCCCCCTGGACGCCGCCCTTCGATCTCACCATCGATTCCCTCACCGTTCCCGGCTTGCCACCCGTGACCGCTGTTGTCCGCCAGCGCGAGCAGCGCTGGCACATCCAGGCAAAATATCGTCACAGCGCCGGGACGGCTGTCTATGACCGCCTGTCCGGGCGTTGGAGCGCACAGGGGCTGATCCAGCCGGCGGACATCGCGCCCAAGCTGCTCGGTGCGCTGACCTTCTCCGGTCAGGGCATATGGCAGGACAAGCGCCTGGACGGTGTCTTCCTGGCGCAGGGTCATCAGCTGGGGTATGCGGGCCAGCCGCAACGGGCCGATGCGGCGATCACGGCCAGCTTCGCTGCCAAACGGTGGCAACTGGAGGCCATGTTGGACGCCCCGGTGACCCTGGGGCACGGCTGGAGTCTGGAGGCCCGGCAAGGGTTGCGTGCGAGCGGCAATCTGGCTGGAGTGGAGTCCTTGCGGCTGGGGCTGCTGGCGGCTGGACCGCAAGGACTGGCGCGGCTGACCGTGGATACCGAAGGCGGCGGTGTGGCGCGCGGACAAGGCCGGTTGGTGCTGGACGGCCCCTCGCTCTCTGGTACGGTGCCCTTGCGCTGGAACCGGCAGGCGCTGGAGCTGCTACCGGCGGCGATACGGCTGCCCGAGGGCGTACGCCTGAGCTGGCCCCGCCCCCTGCTGCTGCCGCTGGCTACGTCCGGCCAGAGCCGCCTCTCGGCCGAGCTCCAGTATCAGGGCCTCAGGCTGAAAACCGTCGACAGCCAGTTGTCCTGGCAACAGGCCCTGTGGGACTGGCAAGGGCGGCTGGAGCTGACGGGCAAGGCAGCCGGCTTCGATCTGACGGGCGTATGGCGTGGCCGTGCCGATGCCGCCGGCCCCGCCGGCGATCCGGCCAGCCTGACGGTCAAGGGGCCAGACTTGCAAATGGTCTTGAAGGTGCCGGTGACCGGTCTCCAGAGAGCTGACAAGAGCACCCGGGTCGAGTTCAACGGACGCTATGGCCGCATCCCCGTGGCGGGCACGCTCGAGGCCGGCTACCGGCAAGGCCGCTGGGAAGGGGCCGTGGAAGGCCGCGCCCAACCGCCATTCTATGCCCGCGGCGGCGGCGTGCAGATGGCGGCCACCTGGTATGGCAAGGAGGGTCGATGGCTCCTGGGGCCGGATAGCCGCATCACGCTGGCCGAGGGGCTGATCGGCACCACCGTGATCAAGCCGATCACCATGATCACTTCCACGCCATTGGAAATCGGCCCCCAAGGCGCATTTGGGAGCCTGCAGGTCAAGGCGGATGGTGCCGTGGTGACACGCGGGGCCTTGCCAGCCCTCAGCGGACAGCTAGACCTTGCCGGGCGACAAGGCCGGGCCAGACTGCAGGTGCCGGCGTGGAAGTCCGAACTGGGCTTGACTGCCGCCCTTGCGCGCCATGGCAAGTCGACTGGCGCGACCGGCACGGTGGAGCTGACAACGCCGCTTTCCGCCGCCATGAGCCGCAGCCTGGGCGTGACCTTGCAGAAAGGCATACTCACGGGGCGGGGTCAATGGCAGTGGCAGGATCGCTGGCAGTTGAAAGGCGATGTCACCGTGTCGGATCTGGCGCTGGACTGGGGTGGCATTCTGGCCTCGGGTGGCAAGGGCACCGTGCATGTCGAGTTGCAGCCAGATGGCTTGGCGCTGGCCAGCGTCGGGCCGGTCACGCTGGGGGAACTGGCTTTAGGCACCCCCTTGCGCGATATTCGCATGACGGTGCAGTCCGACCTGAGCACCTGGCGTCTGGCCGATGTCTACGCGGAAGTGCTGGGCGGGCAGATGCGCGCCGATACCCTGCAATGGCCTTCTGCGCAGTACCAGGCGATCACGGTCGGCCGCCTCGATCTTACCGAGGTGGCCGCCTTGCAAAACGATCCGAACCCGACCGTGCAACTGGCCGGCCGCGTGGGCGGGACGCTGCCGGTGCAGTTGGCGAAGGATTCCCTGGCCTTGCAGGGCGGGCTGCTGCGCAATGAAGGCCCCCTGTCGCTCAAGGTCTTGCCTTCGGCTGGCGTCAGCGCCATGGGTCAATCCAACCGTGCGATGCAACTGACGCTGGATACGCTGAGCAGTTTGAATATCCATGATTTTCAGGCGCGGCTGGACATGGCGCCGGACGGCTGGATGGATGCGGCGGTGACCATCAAGGGACAGAATCCGGAACGAAACGGACTTCCGGTCGTCCTAAACTACACTCACCGGGAGAATGTGCTGGAATTATTACGCAGCTTGCGTATTGCCGACGAAATTTCCCGGAAGGTATTGGAGCGGGAGCCGGAAAATGGCCCACGCTGA